In bacterium, the genomic stretch TCGCATCCCAGCGCGAGCTCGCACCCGCCCCCCAGGGCGACACCATTGACCGCGGCGATCACGGGCACCGCGAGCCGTTCCAACTCCACGGGGATTTGAAAGATGCTGCGATTGTGCTTCCAGATCGCCTCGGGCGCGGCGCCTTCCCGCTCTTTGAGGTCCGCCCCGGCACAGAACGCTCTGCCCTCGCCCGTCAGGATCAGCACGCGCGCCCCGGGATCCTGATCGACCCGGGCAAGCGCGTCCAGGACCGCCCGGCACATCTCGGTGCTAAGCGCGTTGAGCGCGGCGGGCCGCCGGAGGGTCAGGGTAAAGATACCCTCCGCGCCGTCGAGGGTCGCGAGCGAACCTGCCATCAAGCGCCTCCTCTCGCCTCCGTCCGTCGCCATCTTATAGGAAGGATGCTACGATGGAAAGGAAGCCGGGCGCGTCGCGAGGAGCCGTCGTCATGGATGCCGCCGTACGAAAACGAGTCCTGCGCCTGCTGACCTACGGCATGTACATCCTCACCGCCGCCGCAGGAGACGACCTCGCCGCGGGGACGGTTACCTGGCTGTCTCAGGCGTCATTTACCCCGCTGCTGGTGATGGTCGGGATCCGCCGGGATGGCCACGTCCACGAGGTCGTGGGCCGAAGCCGCGCGTTTGCCGTCAACGTCCTGGCGTCGACGCAGCAGGAGATCGCTTCCGCATTCTTCCGACCCTCGGTCGCAGACGGCGGCCGGATCAACGGATACGCGTTCGAACGTGCGCCCTCCACCGGGGCGCCGCTGCTCCTCGATCTTCCCGCGTGGTTTGAAGCGCGGGTCACCGACGCCGTCACAAGGGGCGACCATACCATCTTTGTCGCCGAAGTCGTCGGGACCGGACTCCGGGACCCGGGCGCGGCGCCGCTCGCGCTCACGCAGACCCCGTGGTCCTACGCCGGGTAGCGCTCGGCATGGCCACTAGCGATGGTTCCGAGGCAATGCTCCGCGAAGCCCGCATCGCCCGGCTCGCCACCGCAGACCGCAACGGACAGCCTCACGTCGTCCCGGTATGCTTCGCCTACGATGGGGCGGCGATCTACATGGTCATCGACGAGAAGCCGAAGCGCACGGCACCCGAGCGCCTCCGCCGGATCCGCAACATCATCGCGAATCCCAAGGTGGCCATGATCGTCGACCACTACGAAGAGGATTGGCGGCGATTGCGCTATACGCTCGTGACCGGCACCGCGCGGGTCATCGAATCGGGGCCGGACCACATCCGGGCGATCGCGCTGCTTCGCGAGAAATATCCTCAGTACCGTACGATGAGGCTAGAGGACAGGCCCGTCGTCGTGATCTCGCCGGCGGGCACGATCGCTTGGGCGCCGGGGGGCTAGGGTCCGATCCGGCGGAGGTCCCCACGGCTGGTCACGTACGGGGCGAGCGCGTCGAGATCAACATCCACGCCGATCCCGGGTGACGCCGGGACGAGCAGCGATCCCCGTTCTACCTGCAGCGGATCGGTGAGGAAGCGATTCGAGAGCTCCAGCATCGGCGGGTGATGCTCTTGAATGAAGAAGTTCGGCAGCGTAGCGGCCACCTGCCAGGTCGCGCCCATGGCGACACCCAGCGACACCCCCAAGTGCAGCGCGACCGGCCGGCCGCTGTCGGCCGCCAACGCCGCGATGCGTTCCCCTTCGGTCACCCCGCACCGCGCGATATCGGGCTGCGCGACGTCGAGGGCGCCCCGGGCGAGCCACTCCGCGAATTGAAACCTGGTGCGCAGGGTTTCGCCCGCGGCGACGGCCAGTGCGAGCTCGGCAGCGAGGCGGGCGTGCCCGTCGAGATCCTCAGGCGGAAGCGGCGACTCGAGCCACTCGATCCCTAGGCCCTCGAGCCCCCGACCGAGCCGGACCGCCTCCTGGAACGGGTAGACCCAAAACACGTCTGCGAAGAGCCGGGCTCCGGGCCCCGC encodes the following:
- a CDS encoding flavin reductase family protein, coding for MERKPGASRGAVVMDAAVRKRVLRLLTYGMYILTAAAGDDLAAGTVTWLSQASFTPLLVMVGIRRDGHVHEVVGRSRAFAVNVLASTQQEIASAFFRPSVADGGRINGYAFERAPSTGAPLLLDLPAWFEARVTDAVTRGDHTIFVAEVVGTGLRDPGAAPLALTQTPWSYAG
- a CDS encoding TIGR03668 family PPOX class F420-dependent oxidoreductase; the protein is MATSDGSEAMLREARIARLATADRNGQPHVVPVCFAYDGAAIYMVIDEKPKRTAPERLRRIRNIIANPKVAMIVDHYEEDWRRLRYTLVTGTARVIESGPDHIRAIALLREKYPQYRTMRLEDRPVVVISPAGTIAWAPGG